One Betta splendens chromosome 16, fBetSpl5.4, whole genome shotgun sequence genomic window carries:
- the wnt4b gene encoding wingless-type MMTV integration site family, member 4b, producing the protein MPTVSTVNLTAPLLLLLLWATHPTMATNWLSLARLPRSRPVSGAAPCARLRGLSPGQVGVCRARGEVMESVRRAAEMVIEECQHQFRNRRWNCSTAPRGINVFGRVMNQGTREAAFVHALSSAAVAVAVTRACTRGELERCGCDRKVRGVSPEGFQWSGCSDNLSYGVAFSQAFVDEPERAKGLSAGRPLMNLHNNEAGRKAILHNMQVECKCHGVSGSCELRTCWKVMPPFRRVGAVLKERFDGATEVRLTRIGSRTALLPRDPQVKPPAARDLVYMAPSPDFCHLDPDNGIPGTAGRRCNGTSRLAPDGCELVCCGPGYRAGRAEVVQRCSCKFSWCCSVRCQQCKNTVTIHTCRV; encoded by the exons atGCCAACTGTCTCCACTGTCAATCTCACGGCaccactcctcctcctgttgctaTGGGCAACCCACCCCACCATGGCAACCAACTGGCT TTCCCTCGCGAGGCTGCCTCGCTCCAGGCCCGTGTCCGGCGCCGCCCCGTGTGCACGGCTGAGGGGGCTGAGCCCGGGGCAGGTGGGGGTGTGCAGGGCGCGGGGGGAGGTCATGGAGTCCGTACGCAGGGCGGCCGAGATGGTCATCGAGGAG TGCCAGCACCAGTTCCGGAACCGCCGCTGGAACTGCTCCACCGCCCCGCGCGGGATCAACGTGTTTGGCAGGGTCATGAACCAAG GCACTCGCGAGGCGGCCTTCGTGCACGCTCTGTCCTCCGCAGCCGTGGCGGTGGCCGTGACCCGGGCCTGCACCCGCGGGGAGCTGGAGAGGTGCGGCTGCGACAGGAAGGTCAGGGGGGTCAGCCCCGAGG GCTTCCAGTGGTCCGGCTGCAGCGACAACCTGTCCTACGGCGTGGCGTTCTCCCAGGCGTTCGTGGACGAGCCTGAACGCGCCAAGGGGCTGTCAGCCGGGCGCCCGCTGATGAACCTGCACAACAACGAGGCGGGTCGGAAG GCCATCCTCCACAACATGCAGGTGGAGTGCAAGTGCCACGGCGTCTCCGGCTCCTGCGAGCTGCGGACCTGCTGGAAGGTCATGCCTCCGTTCAGACGCGTCGGCGCGGTGCTGAAGGAGCGCTTCGACGGCGCCACCGAG GTACGTCTGACTCGTATTGGATCCAGGACCGCGCTGCTCCCTCGTGACCCCCAGGTCAAACCCCCCGCTGCCAGAGACCTTGTATACATGGCACCCTCTCCGGACTTTTGCCATCTCGATCCGGACAACGGTATCCCCGGTACCGCTGGTAGAAGATGCAACG GAACCTCTCGGCTGGCACCGGACGGCTGCGAGCTGGTGTGTTGCGGGCCAGGGTACCGAGCGGGCCGGGCCGAGGTGGTGCAGCGCTGCTCCTGCAAgttctcctggtgctgctcggtCCGCTGTCAGCAGTGCAAGAACACAGTCACCATCCACACCTGCAGAGTGTGA
- the cdc42l gene encoding cell division cycle 42, like, which yields MQTIKCVVVGDGAVGKTCLLISYTTNKFPSEYVPTVFDNYAVTVMIGGEPYTLGLFDTAGQEDYDRLRPLSYPQTDVFLVCFSVVSPSSFENVKEKWVPEISHHCPRTPFLLVGTQVDLREDSNTIEKLAKNKQRPLYPESGEKLVRELKAVKYVECSALTQRGLKNVFDEAILAALEPPETKTKRKCVLL from the exons ATGCAGACAATAAAATGTGTAGTGGTAGGAGACGGTGCGGTAGGAAAGACCTGCTTACTGATCTCCTACACAACCAACAAATTCCCCTCAGAATATGTGCCTACG GTTTTTGACAATTATGCAGTGACGGTGATGATCGGGGGAGAGCCCTATACACTTGGCCTTTTTGACACAGCAG GTCAGGAGGATTATGACAGGCTGCGTCCTCTCAGCTATCCACAAACAGATGTATttcttgtgtgtttctctgttgtcTCCCCCTCATCGTTTGAAAATGTCAAAGAGAAG tgggTTCCTGAGATCTCTCACCACTGCCCTCGCACACCCTTCTTGTTAGTGGGAACACAGGTGGATCTGCGGGAAGACAGCAACACAATTGAGAAGCTGGCAAAGAACAAACAGCGCCCTTTATATCCTGAGAGTGGAGAGAAGCTGGTGCGTGAGCTCAAAGCCGTCAAATATGTGGAGTGCTCCGCTCTGACACAG CGAGGGCTTAAGAACGTGTTTGACGAGGCCATCCTGGCTGCCTTGGAGCCTCCTGAGACCAAAACCAAGAGAAAATGTGTCCTGCTATAG